The Christiangramia flava JLT2011 genome has a segment encoding these proteins:
- a CDS encoding DUF2141 domain-containing protein, whose translation MKTIALLLAFLTGSVLFAQSETNDSLKPGTIHVSIPNVSSDQGEVLLALYQKDNFLSHAPKFHAMSKIENGVAEATFENVPEGTYAIVLYHDKNGNKQMDFDANGMPLEDYGGSGNAMSYGPPNWEDCKFDFHQEKLEMEIRL comes from the coding sequence ATGAAAACAATCGCCTTACTCCTTGCCTTTTTAACAGGATCTGTACTCTTTGCTCAATCCGAAACCAACGACTCCCTGAAACCCGGGACTATTCACGTCAGCATCCCTAATGTATCCAGCGACCAAGGGGAAGTCTTACTGGCTTTATACCAAAAAGATAATTTTCTAAGCCACGCACCCAAGTTCCACGCTATGTCTAAAATCGAAAACGGTGTTGCAGAGGCTACCTTTGAAAATGTTCCTGAAGGCACTTACGCCATCGTTCTGTATCACGACAAAAATGGCAATAAACAAATGGATTTCGATGCCAACGGAATGCCTCTGGAAGACTATGGAGGCAGCGGTAATGCAATGTCTTATGGCCCACCAAACTGGGAAGACTGTAAATTTGATTTTCACCAGGAAAAACTGGAAATGGAGATCAGGTTATAA
- a CDS encoding hydrogen peroxide-inducible genes activator: MTITQLHYVLAVAEHKNFTKAAQKVFVTQPTLSMQIQKLEEELEVTIFDRSKKPIQLTEVGEKIVQQARNIVNESDRIQDIVDQQKGFIGGVFRLGVIPTVMPTLLPMFIGHFMKKYPKVKLKIEELHTEAILEKLKEGHLDAAIAATPLKIEGIKENALYYEPFVAYIPENHPLSGMGKLEVNDLDINELLLLEDGHCFKDGIINLCKASREYDEDQLQLESGSFETLVKLANEGLGMTLLPYLHTLDLHESEKKNLKMFKDPVPAREVSLIYNRSELKMQIIEAIRSTIAGVVKGAITFQNVQIISPLKRQKELSH; the protein is encoded by the coding sequence ATGACTATTACCCAACTCCACTATGTCCTTGCGGTAGCAGAACATAAGAACTTTACGAAAGCCGCCCAAAAGGTTTTTGTAACCCAGCCTACATTGAGCATGCAGATCCAGAAACTGGAAGAAGAACTGGAAGTAACCATTTTTGACCGGTCCAAAAAACCGATACAGTTGACAGAGGTGGGCGAAAAGATCGTTCAGCAGGCACGGAATATTGTGAATGAAAGCGATCGTATACAGGATATCGTAGACCAACAGAAAGGATTTATAGGAGGAGTTTTCAGGCTGGGAGTGATTCCCACGGTAATGCCCACACTACTCCCGATGTTTATTGGGCATTTCATGAAAAAATATCCGAAGGTCAAACTTAAGATTGAAGAACTACATACCGAAGCGATCCTCGAAAAATTAAAGGAAGGTCATTTAGATGCAGCCATAGCGGCAACTCCGTTAAAAATCGAAGGTATTAAAGAAAACGCTCTATATTATGAACCGTTTGTAGCCTATATTCCCGAAAATCACCCTTTATCCGGCATGGGAAAGCTGGAAGTGAACGACTTGGATATCAACGAATTGCTATTACTGGAGGACGGGCATTGTTTTAAAGATGGTATCATCAACCTTTGCAAAGCTTCTCGAGAATATGATGAAGATCAGCTTCAGTTAGAAAGCGGTAGTTTTGAAACACTTGTGAAACTGGCCAACGAAGGTCTCGGCATGACCTTGTTGCCTTACCTGCATACGCTGGACCTGCACGAGAGTGAGAAAAAAAATCTGAAAATGTTCAAAGATCCGGTACCGGCCAGGGAAGTAAGTCTTATTTACAATCGCAGCGAACTGAAGATGCAGATTATTGAGGCAATAAGAAGTACTATTGCCGGCGTGGTCAAAGGCGCGATCACCTTTCAGAACGTGCAGATCATCAGCCCTCTAAAACGTCAAAAAGAACTTTCTCATTAA
- a CDS encoding TIGR00266 family protein, producing MNAHEIDYEIFGEEMQYVELELDPQEAAIAEAGNFMMMDDGIRMDTIFGDGSKQDEGFLGKILGAGKRLLTGESLFMTVFSNIGSGKKKISFASPYPGKIIPIDLTRFNGKFICQKDAFLCAAKGVSIGIEFSRKLGRGFFGGEGFIMQKVEGDGMAFVHAGGTMAKKELAPGERLRVDTGCIIGFTQTVDYDIEFVGGIRNTIFGGEGLFFATLTGPGTVYIQSLPFSRLANRVLQAAPQCGGKDKGEGSILGGLGDIISGDNRF from the coding sequence ATGAATGCACACGAAATAGATTACGAGATATTTGGGGAAGAAATGCAGTATGTCGAACTGGAACTGGACCCTCAGGAAGCAGCGATCGCCGAAGCGGGTAATTTTATGATGATGGACGACGGCATCAGGATGGATACCATCTTTGGTGACGGTTCTAAACAGGATGAAGGTTTTCTCGGTAAGATACTGGGTGCTGGAAAACGCCTGCTTACCGGTGAAAGTCTTTTTATGACGGTATTTTCCAATATTGGTTCCGGAAAAAAGAAGATCAGCTTTGCCTCGCCGTACCCCGGAAAGATTATTCCTATTGACCTTACTCGTTTCAACGGTAAGTTCATTTGCCAGAAGGATGCATTTCTCTGTGCAGCGAAAGGAGTTTCCATTGGTATCGAGTTTAGCAGGAAACTGGGAAGAGGATTTTTTGGAGGTGAAGGTTTCATCATGCAGAAAGTTGAGGGAGATGGGATGGCTTTTGTCCATGCCGGCGGAACTATGGCAAAAAAAGAACTAGCTCCGGGCGAACGCCTTCGGGTAGATACGGGTTGTATCATCGGGTTTACGCAAACCGTGGATTATGATATTGAATTTGTTGGTGGTATTCGGAATACGATCTTTGGTGGAGAAGGTTTATTCTTCGCCACGCTTACCGGTCCTGGAACGGTTTATATCCAGTCCCTGCCATTTAGCCGACTTGCGAACAGGGTGTTACAGGCGGCTCCCCAGTGCGGAGGTAAAGATAAGGGCGAGGGCAGTATTTTAGGAGGTTTAGGCGATATCATCAGCGGGGATAATCGATTTTAA
- a CDS encoding DUF58 domain-containing protein yields the protein MLKFLRSLYLSSRLFYALFGISLLFLVSFWFSPLYPVTWILTAALVVILLAEIVLLYRENGMIAERILPEKFSNSDENIVQVSIRNRYNFPISTEVIDEIPVQFQKRDFLKKFLLPARGAYQFEYLLRPVQRGVYIFGNMNVFAATFLKLVKRRYVFNKDQEVKVYPSFIQMKKLDFLASDRKVPQYGLKKIRRIGHTMEFEQIKEYVRGDDVRTINWKASAKHSRLMVNQFQDEKAQPVYSIIDGGRLMKMPFEGLSLLDYAINSSLAFSNVALKKKDRVGFMAFSKNLDLFLKANSRYSQLNQIMELLYNLKTDFLDSDFGFLYSRIRKRVPNRSLLMLYTNFEHISSLKRQLPYLKAIAKKHLLVVIFFENTEVLKLTEEPANNLTESAHQVMAEQFVQDKKLMLSELQKHGIQAVLTKPKDLSTSSINKYLEIKARGLL from the coding sequence GTGCTGAAATTCCTGCGATCATTATATTTAAGTTCCAGGCTGTTTTACGCCCTATTCGGCATTTCGCTGCTCTTTTTGGTTTCATTCTGGTTCAGCCCGTTATATCCTGTAACCTGGATCTTAACCGCTGCCCTGGTTGTGATCCTATTGGCCGAGATCGTCCTACTCTACCGGGAAAATGGAATGATTGCGGAAAGAATTCTACCGGAAAAATTCTCTAATTCTGATGAAAACATCGTTCAGGTGAGCATTAGGAATCGCTATAATTTCCCCATTTCAACGGAAGTTATCGATGAGATCCCGGTACAGTTTCAGAAAAGGGATTTCCTGAAAAAGTTCCTGTTACCAGCCCGGGGAGCGTACCAGTTCGAATACCTTTTAAGACCGGTGCAGCGCGGTGTGTATATTTTTGGGAATATGAACGTTTTCGCAGCTACATTCCTGAAACTGGTGAAAAGACGTTATGTTTTCAATAAAGATCAGGAAGTAAAAGTTTACCCGTCCTTCATCCAGATGAAAAAACTGGATTTCCTGGCTAGTGACCGGAAGGTCCCACAGTATGGCCTGAAAAAAATCAGGCGGATTGGTCATACCATGGAGTTTGAACAAATCAAGGAATATGTTCGCGGCGACGATGTTCGTACCATTAACTGGAAAGCTTCTGCGAAACATTCCAGACTGATGGTCAACCAGTTCCAGGATGAAAAAGCACAACCGGTCTATTCTATTATTGATGGCGGCCGACTTATGAAAATGCCTTTTGAAGGCTTGAGCCTGCTGGATTATGCCATTAACAGCAGCCTGGCTTTTTCGAATGTAGCCCTGAAGAAAAAGGATCGCGTGGGATTCATGGCTTTTTCTAAAAATCTGGACCTTTTCCTGAAAGCCAATTCCCGCTATTCCCAGCTCAACCAGATCATGGAACTGCTTTACAATTTGAAAACCGATTTCCTGGATAGTGATTTCGGCTTCTTGTATTCCAGGATCCGGAAAAGGGTTCCCAACCGAAGCCTTTTAATGCTATATACCAATTTTGAGCATATTTCGTCTTTAAAACGCCAATTGCCTTATCTTAAAGCCATCGCTAAAAAACATTTATTGGTAGTGATCTTTTTTGAAAATACCGAAGTGCTTAAATTAACTGAAGAACCTGCCAACAATCTTACCGAAAGTGCCCATCAGGTCATGGCCGAACAATTCGTGCAGGACAAAAAACTGATGCTTTCAGAACTTCAGAAACACGGAATACAGGCCGTTCTTACCAAACCAAAAGATCTCAGCACTTCCAGCATTAACAAATACCTTGAAATCAAGGCGCGAGGCTTATTGTAA